The genome window aattattagaatGGAACTTAATTGCAAGATCCAACCCTTATTTTGTTTAGACAAAAAATGAATAATTTAATTTATATCATTAAAAAATTATAACTTTAGGTATATATCATGTCATCGACTCATATGAACCACACATGCAAGTGAGATAACAATTATATATATCTAAATTTGTATTCttttaatattacagacccaaattCAAAAAAAAACATAAATttatttagggctagtttgagaatCTTATTCTAGTAAAGAATTTCTATTTTttcaaagaaaattagttattttTTCTTAGAAAAAAGAAACTCCTTGAAAAATTGAAGTTCCAAAGTAGtcctagatggccaaacgggccggcacggaccggcacggcacggcccggcgtgccgctgccgcggcccaggcacggcccgtCAGCCTGCTAGTCGTGCTGGGCCGGCCCGGTGGCACTATGACCCATTTGAGTATATTGTATAATTTAGCAAAAAATGTGCAATTGTGGGGGTTCAAACTCACAACCTAGTGCATAAGAGGCTTAAATACATCCATCTAACCAGTGCAGCTACAATTTTATTGTGTTATatgttgaattcttatacttaatatatgtaaactattacttttaaaataaaaaatgtaacTGTGTCGTGCCCGTGCGAGCACTACGGGTCGAGATagtggcccaggcacggcactataGCCGTGCCGTGCCAGACACTGGTACTATACTAACCGGACCGGGTCGTGCCTAGACTGTGCTTTTTTGTGCCGTGCCTGGGCTGACCTATCATGTTAGTGGCAAATGGCCATCTATAGTCCTTATCGTACTTATCTCTCCCGGTTTATCCCTCGTTCCTTCTCTGCATCTCGGGACTTCTTtcgctgctctctctctctccgagcaCAGCTGGGGGTGGTGTTCACGGTAGGCAGCAGCGCACTGCGCACGGGCGCAGTGGTGAGGCGCCTAAGGGAGAGTGGCAGTAGTGACGCCTGGCGCCGGTGCAGGAGTGCAAGGGAGACGGTGGCGGCAGCGGCTCGTGTCGACGGCCGGAGCCCGGAGGCAGCGGGGCGGCGGAGGCGTCAGTGTACGCGGGCGGGGCGGAGGAGGCACTGAAGCAGCTCGCGGCGGCGGGCTTGAGCCAGCGTTGCGGCACTCTCGGGCCGGTGGCTTCGGGAGTTGGGAGGCACTGGCCTGTGCAAGAAGGGCTTCCGAGAAGAAACggtagaagagaagttggggataCGAATGTTTTTTATCGAGTCCTTGTTTATCCGGTAGGAGAGGGATTCGGAGATTTCAAGAATCTGGCTCTTAATTTTTTCTTGTAATCTCTCTCTTTATCCCTACCGTTTGGAAGACATCGTGATTTTTTAATCGCGATTTTCAGAATCCACAGGGATTCAAAGTTCAAACGGGGTCCAAACCTTCCCGACTTCCAGTACAGTCTTCCTCAGACGAGGCCGCAAGACAGGAGGAGACAACGCCGAGGCAGCCAGCTAGGGCGCGGTCAACCGCAGGTACACGCGCTTCTTCCGATTGGTCGAGCCTCAGAATTCCCGCCTGATCGTTCTGGCCTGCTAAGTTTCTTGGTTAGAACATTTTCTGTAATAAGCCAATAAGCAAGAACCTTTTCTGCAGTAAGCCAATAAGCAATGCAGTAGTGGGCGCAGCTCCGGAGGAGTGGAATGACGGCGCCACCGAATGCTAGCATGGGACCGCTCAGTTTGGGTGGCTGCGGGGCTCTCCTCTCCACTCCTCAGCCTAATTCGTGGCATTGCCGCGGGTTCTCGATTCCTGAGAGGAGCGTCTTTATGTTGCCACTGCGCCGGGGTTTGTCAAGGAAGAGGGGCTGGGTTCTTGATTCAAGAAGTAACGGTGCTGTGGCTCGTGATGAGGTCGGTGCCGGGTCGTCAGAGCTTCGGCACATCGAGAAGGAGCTGACGTTCAGCCCGACTTTCACTGACTATGTTAAAATCATGGAGTCGGTGAAGTTGGACAGGAGCAAGAATTTACATGGCGCCGATGGCCAGAGTTTGAGGAGAAGGTTCGCGGGTGATGGCCGACAAAGGAATAGGAGGTCTGGTGATGCAAGGAATAAATCATTTGAAAGGAATCAGGGGCCTCAGAGGGACTTGGCGAAGGATGAGAATCAGAAGGATGTTACAGGCTTTGTGGATAAAAGAGCAACTGGTCATGTAAAAAGTAGCAATCGCAGGCAAGGGGAGGTTGAAGACTATGCACAGAGAAGAATAATTCGTGGTGGTACAAGAGGAAATGGAGACAATGGGCAGTTCTCATCACCTGTGAAGGCTAAAGATACTAGGGGTAGTATGTCTGTTCATAGGTTGGTGACGAACAAACAGACTCAGTCAGTTGCAGGGAACGATTTACAAGGGCGAGCAACTTATACtccatctcggacttctgcccTTCCAAATAGCAGTATTCCATCAAAGAATGCTAAGGTTCAAATGAGAAAATACGACTATACTATGACAAGTAGCAGAATAGACTTAAAATATCCTAGAGAGACATTTCCCAATACTGAGGTCAACGCTGACAGTAATGTTCAAAGAAATCAGCAAAGAGTGGAGACCTTAGGGAGAAACTTTGTAGTACGTAGGTTTGGGGAGATTGGCACCGACTCTAAGAAGTCTACCGTAAGCAAAATTTATGGGAGTACACAGGCAATGCCTGAGCATGATAGCCATTCAAGTGATAATTTGGAGAGTGATGAACGTAGGACAGTTCAATTGCATAGAGGAGCAAATGTTAAAATGGGGAAATTTGTTAGTAGGGATGCTGAAACTACAGATTTTGATGATAGAGCTGCTTTCAAAACTTTTGAGGTATTTACTGATGTCAGGAATAGGCCACGGATCCTTCGAATGGAAATGGAAGAGAGAATCCAGAAGTTAGCTAGTCGGTAAGTCTTCTATATACTTGATTATTATGTTGAAATGCTCGAGTTGTCCTGGTTTAGGTCTGACATAGTACTCTTTATTTTTGAAAAGTTGGGCCTTTTTGGTGCTTCAATGTAATCTTAGAATGAGCATCACTTTTCTTTGCAATTGCCCAGCTTTCATCCAATTTACCTACAAACTGCTCCTTGTATTCACTGATATTACCATCTACCATCATCATTCACACTTAAAATATAACCATGCTGCTCGACTTGGAGTTTTTCCCCTGTTGAATTAACACCAATGAACTTAGTGTGGTTCCATCAATCCTTATGGTTATTTATTTTTCGAAGGCTCAATGCTACAGATGTAAATACTCCAGAGTGGAAATTCTCCAAAATGATTCATGATGCAAAAATTAAATTCTCTGATCATTCTATCCTAAGGATTGTTCAAATGTTGGGTCGATATGGAAATTGGAAATGTGTTTTGCAAGTGGTTGAATGGCTCCAGTCACATGAAAGGTTCAAATCCTACAAGAGCAGGTTAAGTAATTGTTCACTCCTATATCGCTACACTCTTCTTAGATGTCATGCATCTGCTATTATTGTGATATGTACTGTCTTATTAACCTTAGAATGATAGCTTTtagtttttttttctcgaacaacgcaggagagctgcgtgttatttcattaagaaagaaaagagaaaacaaaaagGGGGAGGCCAAAAGGTCTAACGCCCCCAATAGTACAACACACGACCAACTAAGCCCCCTACCATGGCGACCAAGTGAGCAACTCGTGAAGCGCCATGTGGCCAGCTAACCCCCACAAGCTACTCTCCCTTCCCACTTCCTGATAGAGTACAACCACGCTAGGCCACACCCTAAAAACACAAGCATTTCTATGTTTCCAGAGCTCTTAGGCTACAAGGATGATCAAGGGATTGAGCCCCTTCATCTCTTTAGGCACTCTGCTGATTGCCCTGCACCACCACCCAGAAAAACTCCGCCCATCAGGCTGGGGGGAGTTTTCTTGGGTACCTTCCTATGGCCTTAAAGATTTTGCActgaatatatatataattttagcATACAAAATGCATGCTATGTTCATAATGTTATCTATCCAATGCAGGTATATTTACACAACAGTTCTCGATGTTCTAGGGAAGGCAAAGAGACCATTCGAGGCGTTGAATGTATTTTATACCATGCAGGTGCAACTAGTTCTCATATTTGCTTTATGGTTATGTAAACCTAACCTGACCTTATTTATATGTCATTTGCAGAACCAATTGTCATCTTATCCTGACATGGCAGCTTATCATTGTATTGCTGTTACTCTTGGGCAAGCTGGTCTTATAAAAGAATTATTTGATGTGATTGATTGCATGTGTTCTCCTCCTAGGAAGAAGTTCAAATTGAGCCCTCTTCAGAATTGGGATCCTCGCTTGGAACCAGACCTTATTGTATACAATGCAGTGAGTAATATCTGCACCATATTTTATGTAGAACTGCCAAACTGGATTATATAGACCAGGAAACAAGAATCTTCAAATATTTTGGTCACTTGGTCTTCAGTAGCACATAATTACTTTTACCTCTTTGCAGGTTTTGAATGCTTGTGTGCAACAAAAGCAATGGGAAGGGGCATTTTGGGTACTGCAACAGTTGAAAGAGAAGAACATTTGTCCAACAAATTCAACATATGGTCTTGTTATGGAGGTACGTTAATCTTGATGTTGCATTTGAGTATGAGTATGTGACTCAGCTCTCGTGCATTCCATCTCAGACCCAGCTGTGGTGGTCCTGATTGACGCTTCTGCAAACCTTTTGTTATTGCCTGACCATAATTAAGCAGCTCATTCCGATTGAAATGCACTGATTCATGTTATCTGTTCTCCATTTATGTCGTCTGTTTTTCACAGTAGCATTATACTTTCAAGTTTTTTTGCATTGCTCTTTATGTGGCATAATCCCTTCTGTCTATTCTAACTTTCTGGTACTGCAGGTAATGCTTGTCTGTGGAAAGTACAATTTGGTTTATGAGTTCTTCAATAAGGTGGATAAATCATCAATACCTGGTGCTCTGAACTATAAAGGTACTTCCTACAAGGCTACAACTTTAACTTGATTATGTTACGAAGTATAACTGGCATATCTGACCTGGTGCTGTCTGTAGTTCTTGTAAATGCACTTTGGAGAGAAGGAAAGATTGATGAAGCAGTGATGGCTGTGAAGGATATGGAAAGTCGTGGAATTGTTGGTTCTGCTAGTCTGTATTATGACCTAGCTCGATGCCTTTGCAGTGGTGGACGGTGCAAAGAAGCACTTCTCCAGGTTTGTACTTAACAAGATGTAGTTAATATGTGCAGCACACTTAGCTTATGTTGACACAGAAATTAAATCTTTCTATGGCCATTTTGTATTGGGCATACTGAAGGATAACTACTTAAACTTCAAGGTTTAGGATCAATGGGCTATATTGTGTTGGCCTGAATATATTTTTCATAATGTTATAATACACTATTTTCTGCAATCGATAGATTTAAACGCTTATCTTTAATCATGGTTGTCTAGCAAACAGAAAATATAGTGTTCAAGGCATCTCTGCCTACACAAAGGAAGGCTATTGTTAGATGCATAAGCAAGATTGCAGAAACCATACTTGTACTGTAGTGGTGTTCTGAGCTATTATTTTAGATATGTGTAAGGTAAGGCTGGAATTAGGTTCTGAACCTATTCTAACCCTCTGTTTTCATTGCAGAGCTTTTGATTTGAGAAAACTTGCAAATCAAGAGTCATCTGTCTGTTGTTGTTTCATGCCTTCAGATTGCTTGTTTTGTCCCACTAACGTCTGTCTGATGACATCTACATTGCAGGTTGAAAAGATATGCAAGGTTGCCAACAAACCGCTGGTTGTTACCTACACAGGACTCATTCAGACTTGCATAGACAATGGTGGCATGGAAGATGCTAAATACATATTCAACCACATGTGCAACTACTGTTCACCTAATTCTGTTACTTGCAACATCATGATGAAGTCATATATTAAACATGGAATGCTTGAAGACGCGAAAGACCTGCTCCATGATATTCTGAATTGCAGGATAAGGAGTAAAGCGGATTCTAATCAAGTGGCAACCGCTGACAAGTTTACTTTCAATACTTTCATGGAGGCCTGTGCTGCAGCAAAAAGGTGGAATGACTTCGAGTATGCGTTTCGTGAGATGTTATTGAATGGGTACCATTTCGATGAGCGAAGACACCTTCGGATGGTACTTGACGCTTTTAGGCATGGGAAGGTACTTGCATTAGCAACTATCACTTGTAGGAGCAGAAACATTGTGTTCATTTCCAGCTACTTCTGGAACAATTCATGTGTCTTACCCTTAGTTCTTTCTTCATCACTATGCAGGAACAGCTGTTGGATGATCTATGGCACTACCTGTGCCGTCACAGCCGTGTCCCGCCCTCCCCTGTCATAATGGAAAGATTCTGCCTAAAACTGATGCAGGGAGATACACTGGCGGCGATCTCCTGCGTCAGCAGCTTCCATGAGGGCAAGATATGCAACGTCTCCTCCATGTCATGGCTCAATCTGCTGAGCCGCAATGCAGATAGGCTGAAGGAGGAGCATGTTACCAAGTTAGCTCATGAACTCAACAGCCTCATTAGCTTGAGGAGTTCCTCTGATAGCATTAGTCTTAGCCTGTACCAAAAAATTATTAGTAGCTGTACGGCATTCCTCTCTGGAGCCACAGTTGTAGAAAAGGCACCTTCTGGCCAATAGGTGGTGTTACAGAAATTATAATAACCACAGTTAGTAAATTCTAGTACTCCAAATCATAATTACCACGACTGATGGAGTGTATTGCATTCAACGTTTGGTTATCGGTACAAAGTTAGAAATGGAAAATTTTCACGTAAGGAATTAGTTCTTTTTTTAGTATAATACAAAGGCTGATTTGGGAGCATAAGCGATAAAGCTTGCTTTGTTTGATTAATTTTATACTGGTTACTTTCAAATTCACAAGTCATAATACCATGAGCATCATTTATTGATCTGTGACTGTGACTGGCAGTTATAAACAAAGTTTGTTGCCTATTGCCTCTGGGTGCAGCATTTGATATTGTACTGTGCCTACTTACTAGAAGTGTTTGATTGTGATAGAAAATACAGTATAACAGGATGCCGAAAACAACAAAGGTCGGTCCTATTATGCAGCCGTTGCCAAGTTCtgttcctcaaaaatatgattactCAAATACAGGGAAGTTTGAATATTGATAATTCAAAGCTTGAGGCCATAAGCTGCAAACACTCACCTTTTCCATATTTTTCATAGAGTATTGTTGCCAATTATTGCAGATGGATGTAGCAAGGAACAATCTGTATGCATGCTATGCACATGATTTCCGCTATATCCCTTGTCAACTTCTGTGGCTCAAGTATTGATCAGCACATGAGACGTTCGTCTTTTGATCTTTTCTTGGTTACCCTTGTAAAGATGTAAATCCAACTATCCAAGTTCAGAACCTCTAGGATAACAACACAGTGCGTGTCATTTCATTAAAAAGGAAAGACTTACAAGACCCACACCCACTCACACAGCACCCTAACTGTACAAACCAGTTCTAAAACATGACCAAAAGATAAGGCAAAGGCAAACTAATTTGGTGAAGATCATCCCGTCCTGACAACGACCAAATAATTAAATCTTGCAGATTTGAAGCACCAGCCCACCACCATATCCTGCATTCCTCCATGATCCGTCTAAGGATGTCAGGAATGCAAGTTAAAAAACACATGAATTTCTAAGCTTCCAAATCTCCCAAGTCGTTAAAATGATTAACGAATTCAGCCCCTTTCGCCTTTCTTTTGGCACAGGTCTAGCTACTTGTCTCCACCATTTGGGGAGTGTCGATTCAGCCATGTAGGTACCAAATCCGGTGTAATCTTAGTGCCAAGAAAATGTGTGACCAGAGTCCAGAGCTGTCTTGAGAAGACACAACCCACTAAAAGGTGATGGATGGTTTTTTCTTCCTGATCACCAAGAGGACAAGTCTCAGGATGAGATAGTCCTCTTTTAGCTAGCCTATCTGTTGTCCAGCACCGGTTTTTTGAATACCAGCCAGATGAAGAATTTGAAGCGAAGTGGAGCCCAACTCTTCCAAATTCTCTTCCAACGTGTAAAACGTATGGAACCAAAAAAAGAACGCAGCATAAGCAGACTTGCTACTGTACTCTCCAGACTGAGTTAAATTCCACTTATGCATTTTCTTActttttttcttcaagaactgtctTACTAATATTTAATCTGTAATGGCTGTACTGTTATTTTTATGTTCCATGTCATAAGCCATCAACTCAATATTGTTCTTCTGTTTACCCTTGTTTTGATGAACTGAGATTCGAACAATTCTTGTATCGAACACTGTGCAAGACTAAATGATTACAAAATAGAAGTGAAATTGTTCTCTGATATGAGGGACCGAAATTTCTTTTCCAGTGAAGTCTTTGTATCTTTATCCTGACCTTTTTTTTCTGAAAAAACAAATATTCCAGCCTATAATCTGATTAAGGAAAAATTAAAGATATATCAGATTCTTAATGTAGAAGTGTAACCAGTTATAATGCGTGCAAATAATAAGTAATTATGACACCAAATGTTGCAAAAATATGACATCCATCTGATATATAAGGCTATCTCTAGCATCTTACTCATCGTCATCTCCTATTTCAAAAAATCTATTTAGTACATTATACAATACAAAACAATATTTTATACACGCAAGAACAGATCCAAAGGGTGTTGTAGATAGGTCCCTGACTACCTTATAATTTGCTCCAAAAATAAACTACTACTCAGAGTTTAGGTCCAAAAATACAAATATATGTAATATGCAGCCTAACTTGATGAATTAAATACATTATAACACATTTTAGTTATTTTCTACTCATCCAACGAATTGATAGAAATTATATATATAGTACCAAATTATGCATGGTATTATTTTTGGTCTTGACTACTACCCTAGGTTAAAAATCCTAGGTCCGCCACGCTTTGCTGGCTATAGCTTAAGAAGCGACAATGCTATATTGGATATCAAAACAGATCGGTTCAACTAATGTATTGATCTTTGGAGGCATTTGAGCAGCACATCCATAGCAGGTCGGCAACGAACCTTTTTTATCCATGATTAGCTCCTTTCTGCAATGGATCTGATAGGGGAAGCTCGTTATGTTTTAGGCCCCGATTAATTAGAGGGACTAATCTTTGGTTAGAGGGATTTGCAAGTGTTGGTTAGAGCACCTATAATAACTAACTAAAAAATGACCCTAAATATGTAATTAGAAAGTTGCTAAACAAATTTCAGGAGAGAGAAAAAGCTTGGTCTCCATCAGATCATTAAATTTAGGAACTAAATCAAAATTTGAATCATCTCTACGCCGAAGTGGTATATTCAAAATTAAGTAAAACCGAGTGAAGGCGGACGTTCGACGCCTTTGTACGTGATTAGGGGCATGTTTGGTTTCGTGTTCTAAGTTATCACATTTTgtctaacttttctgtctaatgttagttcttcaattcagaCGACTAACTTTAAATAAAGTGTGACatatttagccacaaaccaaacatgcaCTAGGTCTTACGCGGTGAAGGCTTCTTTTTTTTTCTATAGCTAGTCAACCAGTTCAGTAGTGCACAACCGAGTGCAGTTCAGGTATTCTTTATATAGAGGTGGTGCtttttttcaaatttttctatAGTATCTTATCAGTGGCCAGATCATCCCCTATTTTAATCTTTACAATATAAACAATGCAAAACAGTGATTTGTACGATAATATGCATGACCTGTTGGAGACGGTCAGAGAATTCAAAGTGAATTCTTGATGCAACCTTATATTGATATGGACATATGGTATCCATGCCACTATCATGTGTGATGTGTTGAGACTTAAATCTTGACATATATTTGACGAGGTTATTCTCAAAAGAAATAAAGTAGGGAACGGATGCTGTTGCTGTGTTGCAAGTGCGCGTTGAATTCAGGAGAATGGCCTTCACGACGGTTGTCTGGCACCACGACGACGTGCGGCAGGCGAGGATTTCCATTTCATTTTCTCAACGGAAGAACGACGGACATAAACTGAATGAGTAAATAAACAAATTTCGGAAAAAAAGAAGAACGACGGACATAAATAAAGCGAATAAATCATTATTATTTGTCGAAAGAAAAAGACAAGGCACAGCCAGTGATACGGGGGACAGCTAGGCTGGCCCACAGCTCCAAGGCATCGTCAATCAATTAGCTAAAGCAATAAAAAAATCACTAGAATTCCCCCTCGTTTGCGCGTCTCTTCGAACCCCACCTCACCTGCCCCCCGCGCGGGCCCTACCGCGCGTCTCTTCGAACCCAAGCCAACCAGGCAACCAGCCGTGAGCCCGTGATTCGCCTcggctcgccgccggccgccggccACCGGCCCCCACACCACGACAGATCGCAAGCTTGTGAGGAGCTCCGCGCGACTAAAGCGATCTAATCACCTAGCCGCCGGCCGCCAGGCCGCGGCGCTGAACCACGGGTAAGGGTCCATCTCTGCAGCGCCTCAGCGAGTTGCAACGCTATCGGCATCTGTCGATCGCATTTCCTATCAGCTAGCCCTGGAAACCTTAGCTCCGTGTTGTTGGCTTGTTGCTCTTCCCTTAACAAAACTCTTTGATTTTTTATTTTTAGTTTCGAAAAGGTAGCTGCAACCGATTTGGGATTCTTGACCCGGTTTAACTATTCCCGTCCCTTGTTCAGAAATTTATTTCCTTTTCCCCTTGAAGCACAGCAAAGCAAGGCTATTCGGGTGTTTAAAGGGTGTTCAAAGGCTATTCGGGTGTTTAATTGGTGTTTAAAGGGTTTATTAATAAACTATATTTATAGATACTTTTTTCTCTTGTATAATATAGTTTTTAATTGTCTATTGAGTTTAGAGAACCGTTTTAATATCTATACACATGTTCTAATAAATTTATTTCCTTTACCCCCGGAACAATGTCAATGCGGTGCGGGCCATATTCTCCTGCCATATGGGATGATGATGGGCGCGGGCGCCAAAGGGTTTCTAAAATGCGGGCCGTCGAATCCGTcgccggagatgacgatgtcagCGCGCGCGCGTTCTGCAGACTTGCAGAGTCGCGTTCCACCCTTGATGACAACGACCTCCCTGTCCCTCATATATTATCCAGTTTTTTAAGCCCGTCTCTGGAATCCTGGCGTGGAATTGTCCTACAGGTGGCGGAGGAAGAATTCTCTTCACGACTGTcgcttttattttttatttttattttttaaaaaggCGCGACCTCAAACACGATTACAGCCAAGAGGATGCGCCGTGAAATCTTCTTTCAAAGTGTGTTTGTTTGTCTGTTTGTTTTCTTTTTGGCTTCGTCGTGTCGCGCCTGCCGTTCTTGGTCTCTTCTCCAATTACCTACCCGTTCCTCCAACAGCGGACGACCGCTGTTTCCCTCCTCCTCTCCCCacatctctctctcctctcccccctCTTCTCCGCTGCCCCACCCGCCGCCGTGTAAGCACCCCTTCTCCCATTCCTCTTTTCGGTTTCTCGATTCGAATCGCGTGCTGTGTGAGCAAGATCGTCAGGCAAAACCCAAAAAAAAGGGGCGCTAGAGCTGTTTTGTTCGCTTTATGGTGATCGCAAGTTCCCTCCGCTCCCCGTCGCCCTTTTTCTGGCGCCTCTGACCTGTTCCTGTTCCTGCCTGTTTGTTTCCTTGTTGCACGCAGGCGCGAAGCGTACGCGAGGCTGCCGCGCCTGGGTCTGGGTGGAGCTCGCGTCGTCCCTGCAGCTACCGCGGGCGCAATGCCTGCCCCCCGCGCCTGACCATGCATCCCAGGCGGCTCAAGAGGCTGGCGAAGAGGATCACGTGACGACGCCTCGCCGTCGTCTAGGTCGTCGCTCGCGCGCCTGCGGAACGGAAAAAAGGACGCGCAGGATGGATGGCTCCATTTCATCGGCGCTGGCGCTTCTCGTGCTGGCGCTTCACCTCGCCGTGGACGGCTGCTCGGCGGTCAACTTCGAAGGTACCGGCCGGCGCGGTCTCGCCGCTGATGTTTGGTttcggctcttgcatctgtcgtgCTGACTTGGTGCGCGTTCCTCGATCGTGGCGTGCGCAGGGTCGGTACTGCTCAAGTTCCAGTCAAGGGTGGAGGAGGATCTGTATGGCGCCAT of Zea mays cultivar B73 chromosome 8, Zm-B73-REFERENCE-NAM-5.0, whole genome shotgun sequence contains these proteins:
- the LOC103636169 gene encoding pentatricopeptide repeat-containing protein At1g30610, chloroplastic, which codes for MTAPPNASMGPLSLGGCGALLSTPQPNSWHCRGFSIPERSVFMLPLRRGLSRKRGWVLDSRSNGAVARDEVGAGSSELRHIEKELTFSPTFTDYVKIMESVKLDRSKNLHGADGQSLRRRFAGDGRQRNRRSGDARNKSFERNQGPQRDLAKDENQKDVTGFVDKRATGHVKSSNRRQGEVEDYAQRRIIRGGTRGNGDNGQFSSPVKAKDTRGSMSVHRLVTNKQTQSVAGNDLQGRATYTPSRTSALPNSSIPSKNAKVQMRKYDYTMTSSRIDLKYPRETFPNTEVNADSNVQRNQQRVETLGRNFVVRRFGEIGTDSKKSTVSKIYGSTQAMPEHDSHSSDNLESDERRTVQLHRGANVKMGKFVSRDAETTDFDDRAAFKTFEVFTDVRNRPRILRMEMEERIQKLASRLNATDVNTPEWKFSKMIHDAKIKFSDHSILRIVQMLGRYGNWKCVLQVVEWLQSHERFKSYKSRYIYTTVLDVLGKAKRPFEALNVFYTMQNQLSSYPDMAAYHCIAVTLGQAGLIKELFDVIDCMCSPPRKKFKLSPLQNWDPRLEPDLIVYNAVLNACVQQKQWEGAFWVLQQLKEKNICPTNSTYGLVMEVMLVCGKYNLVYEFFNKVDKSSIPGALNYKVLVNALWREGKIDEAVMAVKDMESRGIVGSASLYYDLARCLCSGGRCKEALLQVEKICKVANKPLVVTYTGLIQTCIDNGGMEDAKYIFNHMCNYCSPNSVTCNIMMKSYIKHGMLEDAKDLLHDILNCRIRSKADSNQVATADKFTFNTFMEACAAAKRWNDFEYAFREMLLNGYHFDERRHLRMVLDAFRHGKEQLLDDLWHYLCRHSRVPPSPVIMERFCLKLMQGDTLAAISCVSSFHEGKICNVSSMSWLNLLSRNADRLKEEHVTKLAHELNSLISLRSSSDSISLSLYQKIISSCTAFLSGATVVEKAPSGQ